CTTGTGCGAAGTGCGTGCGGCGGTTCAGGCCTGCGCGAAGAAGGAGGCGTCGACCTCGGCCTCCTGGCCCCCGTGCTCGCCGGAGACGACGATGTGCGACGGAGACAGCAGGAAGACCTTGGGAGTGACCCGTTCGATCTTGCCGTACAAACCCTGCGAGAGGCCGCTGGCGAAGTCGATGAGACGGCGCGCGTCGCCCTCGCTCATCTGCGAGAGGTTGATGATGACCGGGATGCCCTCGCGGAACGACTCTGCGATCGCCTGGGCGTCACGGTACTGGCGGGGGTGGACCGTGAGAATCTCATTCATTTCCTGTACCGGAGCATTCCGTGCGGTGGACGATTTGCGCAGCGGGGTCACCGGCGCGCGGTTCTGCACGGGGGCGACCGCAGCGGGGTGCGGGACAGGCTGGACCGACGCGGGCGCAGCGGCTTCGCGGCGGGGCTGATGCTGCGTCTGCTCCTCCTCGAACTCCAGTTCCTCGTCGGCGAGGCCCAGATAGACCATTGTCTTCTTCAGCGGGTTGGCCATCGCTTCCTCCGTGTAGGCCGGGGCGCCCGGCGGCGCCGCACGCGAATCTTCTTGCTTCCGAGATTAACGAACGAGCGGCCGATTCCCGGTAATGGCCGTGCCGATCCGAAGGTGTGTCGCGCCGGCGGCGATGGCCTCCCGGTAGTCCTGGGACATTCCGGCGGAGATGGCGACCGCTTCCGGGGCAAGTGCGCGAACCCGTTCGCTCGCGACCCGGACACGTTCGAAGGCGCGCGCCGGCTCCTCATCCAGCGGGGCGACCGCCATCACACCGAGGAGGCGCAGACCGGGTGCGGCAAGGATGTGGTCGACCAGCGGCTCCAGGTCGCGGCCGGCGACACCACCGCGAGCGGGATCGTCCGTCAGGTTGAGCTGGACGAAGGCGCCGAGGACGGTTCCGTCGTCGTTCCGGAGCGCATCCACCAGCGAGAGGCGGTCGATCGAGTGGACGACGCCGGCGTACCGCCGGGCCTGGCGCGCCTTCTTGCTCTGCAACTGCCCGACGAAATGCCAGGTGAGTTCCAGATCGGCGAGCACGGACACCTTCTCCTGCGCCTCCTGGTGCCGGTTCTCCCCCACATCCCGCACCCCGAGCGAGGCCAGCTCGCGGACGAGGGACGCCGGGTGGAACTTGGTCACCACGATCGTCGTCAGCTCATCCGGCGACCGGCCGGCGGCCCGGGCGGCGTCGGCGACGCCCTCCCTCACGGCAACCAGCTGCTCCGCGAGCGGGCTACTTGAGGAAGTCGGGGATATCGAGGTCGTCATTCTCGTCGTCGAACGCCGGGTCTTTCTGGGCCGTCTCGGTCGCGGGGGGCTCGCCGGTCGCGTGCCACGCCTCGGCCGAGGGAGCGTCGGGCTCACCGGCCCCGGCCGTCGCGGCTGCACCGGTGGCCGCGTCCTCGCCACCGGCTTCGACGAAGCTGGAGCGGCGGGAGTCGATCGCCGGTTTCGCGCTCGGCTCGCCACCGTCGAAGCCAGCGGCGATCACGGTGACGCGCACCTCGTCGCCGAGGGTGTCGTCGATCACCGCGCCGAAGATGATGTTCGCCTCCGGATGCACTGCCTCCTGGACGAGCCGCGCCGCGTCGTTGATCTCGAAGATACCCAGGTTGGAGCCGCCCTGGATGGAGAGCAGCACTCCGTGGGCGCCGTCGATGGACGCTTCCAGCAGCGGCGAGGCGACAGCCAGCTCGGCCGCCTTGATCGCACGGTCCGCGCCGCGTGAGGAGCCGATGCCCATGAGCGCGGAGCCCGCGCCCTGCATAACGGATTTGACGTCCGCGAAGTCGAGGTTGATGAGCCCGGGGGTGGTGATGAGGTCAGTGATGCCCTGCACACCGGCGAGGAGCACCTGGTCGGCGGTGGAGAACGCCTCGAGCATGCTGATGCCGCGGTCGCTGATCTCCAGCAGCCGATCGTTCGGCACCACGATGAGGGTGTCGACCTCTTCTTTCAAGCGCTGGACACCGGAGTCGGCCTGCTGCGAGCGGCGTTTGCCTTCAAAGGAGAACGGCTTGGTGACGACGCCGATGGTGAGCGCGCCGATCGACTTCGCGATCCGCGCGACCACGGGAGCGCCTCCGGTGCCGGTGCCGCCGCCCTCGCCCGCGGTCACGAAGACCATGTCGGCTCCGGCGAGCGCTTCCTCGATCTCCTCCGCGTGGTCCTCGGCGGCGCGGCGGCCGACCTCGGGGTCGGCGCCGGCTCCCAGGCCGCGGGTGATCTCACGGCCCACGTCGAGCTTCACGTCGGCGTCGCTCATGAGCAGCGCCTGGGCGTCCGTGTTGATGGCGATGAACTCGACGCCGCGCAGGCCGAGCTCGATCATGCGGTTGACGGCATTGACGCCGCCTCCGCCGATGCCGACGACCTTGATCACGGCGAGGTAGTTCTGGTTTGCTGTCACGTCCGGCCTCCACGGGAACCTTCAACCTCAAGTCGAGGCTTAAAGTTATGCTGAGTATGCAATTCTCAATTCGACGGTAGAGGGACGGAGCCGCCCACCCCGGCAGCCACAAGGCGTGTCGGGAAACTCCCAGCGCATCCCGTCGTCATCGCCTCATCCCGTCGTCACACTGTGCGGGGAGGAGACGTCGTAGCGGCTGTTCCCCGGGACGCTCTTCAGCAGGGCAGCGAGATCGGCGGCCTTCAGCGCGGAGTCCTCCGCACTCCCCCACACCACCGTCGCGCCGCTGCCGCGCAGCGTGAACAAGACATCGTCCTTGGTCTTCGCGGTGATCGTGTCCACCTGCGCACGCACATCCGCGGGCAGCGCCGACAGCACACCCGCAGCGGCAGCGAAGCCCGAGTCCGCGTCCGCGTCCGCGGCGGGTCCGCTGGCGGCGATGAGCGGCATGCCCTCCGGACGCGCCTGAGTGGAGGAGATCGGCACTTTCGCGGCATCCACCACGGTGAAAGCGGACCCTTGCTGGATCGCTCCGATCGGCTGACGCTCCACCACGCGCACGACGATCGTGTCGGGCGGATGGCTCTCGACGCTGTAGCTGCGGATGAGGGGAAAGGCGGCCAGATCGCTCGAGATCGCCGCCTGGTCGAGCAGCGGCAAGGGCCGCCCGAGCTGATCGCCGAGCTTCTGCCGGATAGCCTGGGGGTCGAGGCGCTCCGTCCCGGTGACCTCGATGTTCTTCAGCGCGAGCAGCGGGGAGAAGCCGACCAGCACCACACCGAGCACGAGCGCCCCGCCAACGGCGGCCGCGGCCGTCCAGAGCTGTTTGCGGCGGCGCGAGCGTCTGGTGAAACGCCGGACCTCCGCGCGCTCGAGGAGCCGGCGCTCCTT
Above is a genomic segment from Leifsonia xyli subsp. xyli str. CTCB07 containing:
- the ftsZ gene encoding cell division protein FtsZ; its protein translation is MTANQNYLAVIKVVGIGGGGVNAVNRMIELGLRGVEFIAINTDAQALLMSDADVKLDVGREITRGLGAGADPEVGRRAAEDHAEEIEEALAGADMVFVTAGEGGGTGTGGAPVVARIAKSIGALTIGVVTKPFSFEGKRRSQQADSGVQRLKEEVDTLIVVPNDRLLEISDRGISMLEAFSTADQVLLAGVQGITDLITTPGLINLDFADVKSVMQGAGSALMGIGSSRGADRAIKAAELAVASPLLEASIDGAHGVLLSIQGGSNLGIFEINDAARLVQEAVHPEANIIFGAVIDDTLGDEVRVTVIAAGFDGGEPSAKPAIDSRRSSFVEAGGEDAATGAAATAGAGEPDAPSAEAWHATGEPPATETAQKDPAFDDENDDLDIPDFLK
- a CDS encoding FtsQ-type POTRA domain-containing protein — its product is MKRPQGFDRSAAASPPAAPRAEEPATLEMEQEPVARTQEPRAPAQRAAPEAFPARVSPYERLPSNREIGKALRAARKERRLLERAEVRRFTRRSRRRKQLWTAAAAVGGALVLGVVLVGFSPLLALKNIEVTGTERLDPQAIRQKLGDQLGRPLPLLDQAAISSDLAAFPLIRSYSVESHPPDTIVVRVVERQPIGAIQQGSAFTVVDAAKVPISSTQARPEGMPLIAASGPAADADADSGFAAAAGVLSALPADVRAQVDTITAKTKDDVLFTLRGSGATVVWGSAEDSALKAADLAALLKSVPGNSRYDVSSPHSVTTG
- a CDS encoding YggS family pyridoxal phosphate-dependent enzyme is translated as MTTSISPTSSSSPLAEQLVAVREGVADAARAAGRSPDELTTIVVTKFHPASLVRELASLGVRDVGENRHQEAQEKVSVLADLELTWHFVGQLQSKKARQARRYAGVVHSIDRLSLVDALRNDDGTVLGAFVQLNLTDDPARGGVAGRDLEPLVDHILAAPGLRLLGVMAVAPLDEEPARAFERVRVASERVRALAPEAVAISAGMSQDYREAIAAGATHLRIGTAITGNRPLVR
- a CDS encoding cell division protein SepF, producing MANPLKKTMVYLGLADEELEFEEEQTQHQPRREAAAPASVQPVPHPAAVAPVQNRAPVTPLRKSSTARNAPVQEMNEILTVHPRQYRDAQAIAESFREGIPVIINLSQMSEGDARRLIDFASGLSQGLYGKIERVTPKVFLLSPSHIVVSGEHGGQEAEVDASFFAQA